In Acinonyx jubatus isolate Ajub_Pintada_27869175 chromosome A3, VMU_Ajub_asm_v1.0, whole genome shotgun sequence, a genomic segment contains:
- the LOC106973024 gene encoding 60S ribosomal protein L12-like, translated as MPPKFDPSEIKVVYLRCTDGEVGATSVLAPKIVPLHLSPKKIGDDITKATGDWQGLRITVKLIIRNRQLQIEVVSPASALIIKVLKELPRDRKKQKNIKHSGNITFDEIVNIAWQMQNRFLARGLSGNIKEILGITQSVGYNVDVCHPHDIIDDINSGSVECLAS; from the coding sequence ATGCCACCTAAGTTCGACCCCAGTGAAATCAAAGTTGTATACCTGAGGTGCACCGATGGCGAAGTGGGTGCCACATCTGTCCTGGCCCCAAAGATTGTCCCATTGCATCTGTCTCCAAAAAAGATTGGTGATGATATCACCAAAGCAACTGGTGATTGGCAGGGTCTGAGGATTACAGTGAAACTGATCATTCGGAACAGACAGCTCCAGATTGAAGTGGTATCTCCTGCTTCTGCCCTGATTATCAAAGTCCTCAAGGAACttccaagagacagaaagaagcagaaaaacattaaACACAGTGGAAATATCACTTTTGATGAGATTGTCAACATTGCCTGGCAGATGCAGAACCGATTTTTAGCCAGAGGACTCTCTGGAAACATTAAAGAGATTCTGGGGATCACCCAGTCTGTGGGCTATAATGTTGATGTCTGCCACCCTCATGACATCATAGATGACATCAATAGTGGTTCAGTGGAATGCCTAGCTAGTTAA